A genomic stretch from Pyramidobacter piscolens W5455 includes:
- a CDS encoding ABC transporter substrate-binding protein, whose translation MKATRFELLAALVLGLAVSACAAEAPKSSKDTLMYGVNAEAASLDPSTSKDTVTHMMMLQIYDTLVAVDPQDYTKYVPGLATEWKFSDDKMELVFTIRDGVKFHNGDTMTADDVLFSLNRSFASSYSSGIRGAIKGFEKIDDRHVKLLLKYPYAPILEVMSNLTFGIVSQRAVKEAEAKGVNFARNPCGTGAYRMKEWKSGDQLELERFDGYYRGPAPIKTVIYKLIPDAASGAIGLEDGSLDFYYLPAHTDYEYLNTLDSLATITCPGIGIHHITFNTTDGIFKDKRLRQAVAYALNRDDIVIGGAEGYADLCNVLCPVSIFGYDKEATWYPQDLEKARKLMAEAGYPKGFDVVFSMQGSATYMNPAEVMQDQLRQIDINVTFDKMERATYLDIVAGKRQFVASLRMINASVRDADYVLTRRVHSSMIGGGNNYSGYSNPDVDKWLDEARQEQVPEKRMELYRKVYAQLKEDVPLIPIYTDYQKFFFNKHLKGIHPHPVFRFPVHEMYFD comes from the coding sequence TCAGCCTGCGCAGCGGAAGCTCCCAAAAGCTCCAAGGACACCCTGATGTACGGCGTGAACGCCGAGGCCGCTTCTCTCGATCCGTCCACCAGCAAAGACACCGTCACTCACATGATGATGCTCCAGATCTACGACACGCTGGTCGCCGTCGACCCTCAGGACTATACCAAATATGTCCCCGGACTGGCCACGGAATGGAAATTCAGCGACGACAAGATGGAGCTCGTCTTCACGATCCGCGACGGCGTCAAGTTCCACAACGGCGACACGATGACCGCCGACGACGTGCTGTTTTCCCTGAACCGTTCCTTCGCATCCAGCTACTCCAGCGGCATCCGCGGCGCCATCAAGGGATTCGAGAAGATCGACGACCGTCATGTCAAGCTGCTCCTCAAGTATCCCTACGCGCCCATTCTCGAAGTCATGAGCAACCTCACCTTCGGTATCGTCAGTCAGCGCGCTGTGAAGGAGGCCGAGGCCAAGGGCGTCAACTTCGCCCGCAATCCCTGCGGCACCGGCGCTTATCGCATGAAGGAATGGAAGAGCGGTGACCAACTTGAGCTGGAACGCTTTGACGGCTACTATCGCGGCCCGGCGCCGATCAAGACCGTCATTTACAAGTTGATTCCCGATGCGGCCAGCGGCGCCATCGGCCTTGAGGATGGCAGTCTTGATTTCTATTATCTCCCAGCTCATACCGATTACGAATATCTCAACACGCTCGACTCCCTTGCCACCATCACCTGCCCGGGGATCGGCATCCATCACATCACTTTCAACACCACTGACGGGATCTTCAAGGACAAGCGTCTGCGCCAGGCCGTCGCGTATGCGTTGAACCGCGACGACATCGTCATCGGCGGCGCCGAGGGTTACGCCGACCTCTGCAATGTCCTTTGCCCCGTATCCATCTTCGGTTACGACAAAGAAGCCACATGGTATCCCCAGGATCTTGAAAAAGCCAGAAAACTTATGGCCGAAGCTGGCTATCCCAAAGGTTTCGACGTGGTCTTCAGCATGCAAGGTTCGGCGACTTACATGAATCCCGCCGAAGTCATGCAGGACCAGCTGCGCCAAATCGACATCAATGTCACGTTCGACAAGATGGAGCGCGCCACTTACCTTGACATCGTCGCTGGCAAGCGTCAGTTCGTCGCCAGCCTGCGCATGATCAACGCTTCGGTTCGTGACGCCGACTATGTGCTCACCCGGCGCGTTCACAGTTCCATGATCGGCGGCGGCAACAACTACTCCGGCTACAGCAATCCCGACGTGGACAAATGGCTCGACGAGGCCCGTCAGGAGCAAGTTCCCGAAAAGCGCATGGAACTCTATCGCAAAGTCTATGCCCAGCTGAAGGAAGACGTCCCGCTGATCCCCATCTATACCGACTACCAGAAGTTTTTTTTCAATAAACACCTCAAGGGCATCCATCCTCACCCCGTGTTCCGCTTCCCGGTCCACGAGATGTACTTCGACTAA
- a CDS encoding ABC transporter permease, translating to MSRYIFRRLLMLVPVVLGVALFIFAVMDFTPGDPAVMILGEGATEAEYSALHAKLGLNDPLLVRYARYIWNALHGDFGVSYRTGLPVFQEIASRLPYTFVLAVVSTIIAVTIGLPVGVFSAVKQYSLSDNFALGCALLLTSMPTFWLAMMLVLGFSLKMRWLPAMGVTGWKNFILPAIATASSSTASLLRMTRSTMLEVIRQDYIRTARAKGAKESRVIFDHALRNALLPVVTLIGVNFGVALGGTIVIEQVFAIPGLGQLMVNAIRTKDTPMVIASLLFTAVIASLINLLVDILYAYIDPRLRAKFTVAKKRKVSA from the coding sequence ATGTCGCGTTATATTTTTCGGCGGCTGCTGATGCTTGTTCCCGTTGTGCTTGGCGTGGCACTGTTCATCTTTGCCGTTATGGATTTCACGCCCGGAGACCCGGCCGTGATGATCCTCGGCGAAGGAGCCACCGAGGCGGAATACTCCGCTCTCCACGCCAAGCTGGGATTAAACGATCCGCTGTTGGTCCGTTACGCGCGTTACATCTGGAACGCGCTGCACGGTGATTTTGGCGTCTCTTACCGCACGGGGCTGCCCGTGTTTCAGGAAATCGCCTCGAGGCTGCCCTACACGTTCGTACTGGCCGTCGTGAGCACGATCATTGCCGTCACGATCGGTTTGCCGGTAGGCGTTTTCTCAGCCGTCAAACAGTATTCCCTGTCCGATAACTTCGCGCTTGGCTGCGCACTGCTGCTCACTTCTATGCCAACGTTCTGGCTGGCCATGATGCTCGTGCTCGGATTCTCGCTGAAGATGCGCTGGTTGCCGGCTATGGGCGTTACGGGGTGGAAGAATTTTATCCTGCCGGCCATCGCCACGGCTTCGAGCAGCACGGCTTCGTTGCTGCGCATGACCCGATCGACTATGCTCGAGGTCATTCGCCAGGACTACATCCGCACGGCCCGCGCCAAGGGCGCCAAAGAAAGTCGCGTCATCTTTGATCACGCGCTGCGCAACGCCCTGCTGCCCGTGGTCACGCTGATCGGCGTTAATTTCGGCGTTGCCCTCGGCGGTACGATCGTCATCGAGCAGGTTTTCGCCATTCCCGGGCTTGGACAGCTGATGGTTAATGCCATCCGCACCAAGGACACGCCCATGGTCATCGCCTCGCTGTTGTTTACGGCCGTGATCGCCTCGTTGATCAATCTGTTGGTGGACATTCTCTATGCCTATATCGATCCACGGCTGAGAGCCAAATTCACCGTCGCCAAGAAAAGGAAGGTGAGCGCATGA